The proteins below come from a single Vanessa cardui chromosome 7, ilVanCard2.1, whole genome shotgun sequence genomic window:
- the LOC124530878 gene encoding ankyrin repeat domain-containing protein 39-like isoform X2 yields the protein MDHKSGCTHSNCNITTPNASVHQTLSEMDWERGIWNAAFSGDTDRVQLLIDKTNNILELVNSVDNSGYTALHYAARNGHDNICSILLQYGAQINASTRSGKATALHRAAAAGKETTVNLLIKSGAQLDIQDADGKTPLHKAAENQNPNIVKMLLNACPKLRDMKDNKDSLAI from the exons ATGGATCATAAAAGTGGTTGTACTCATTCAAATTGCAATATAACTACCCCAAATGCATCTGTGCACCAGACACTTTCAGAAATGGATTGGGAAAGGGGAATATGGAATGcag cCTTTTCAGGAGACACTGATAGAGTGCAATTATTGATTgacaaaacaaacaatattttggAACTTGTAAACAGTGTTGACAATTCTGGTTATACTGCACTACATTATGCTGCACGCAATGGACACgataatatatgtagtatactTCTACAATATGGAGCACAAATCAATGCTTCAACTAGGAGCGGCAAAGCTACAGCTTTACACAGAGCAGCTGCAGcag GAAAAGAGACTACAGTAAATCTTCTGATTAAGAGTGGAGCACAACTAGACATACAAGATGCAGATGGCAAAACACCACTTCATAAAGCGGCAGAAAATCAAAATCCTAATATCgtgaaaatgttattaaatgctTGTCCTAAATTAAGAGATATGAAGGATAATAAGGATAGCCTCGCCATTTaa
- the LOC124530878 gene encoding ankyrin repeat domain-containing protein 39-like isoform X1: protein MDHKSGCTHSNCNITTPNASVHQTLSEMDWERGIWNAVIAFSGDTDRVQLLIDKTNNILELVNSVDNSGYTALHYAARNGHDNICSILLQYGAQINASTRSGKATALHRAAAAGKETTVNLLIKSGAQLDIQDADGKTPLHKAAENQNPNIVKMLLNACPKLRDMKDNKDSLAI, encoded by the exons ATGGATCATAAAAGTGGTTGTACTCATTCAAATTGCAATATAACTACCCCAAATGCATCTGTGCACCAGACACTTTCAGAAATGGATTGGGAAAGGGGAATATGGAATGcag ttatagcCTTTTCAGGAGACACTGATAGAGTGCAATTATTGATTgacaaaacaaacaatattttggAACTTGTAAACAGTGTTGACAATTCTGGTTATACTGCACTACATTATGCTGCACGCAATGGACACgataatatatgtagtatactTCTACAATATGGAGCACAAATCAATGCTTCAACTAGGAGCGGCAAAGCTACAGCTTTACACAGAGCAGCTGCAGcag GAAAAGAGACTACAGTAAATCTTCTGATTAAGAGTGGAGCACAACTAGACATACAAGATGCAGATGGCAAAACACCACTTCATAAAGCGGCAGAAAATCAAAATCCTAATATCgtgaaaatgttattaaatgctTGTCCTAAATTAAGAGATATGAAGGATAATAAGGATAGCCTCGCCATTTaa
- the LOC124530879 gene encoding uncharacterized protein LOC124530879 has translation MPYILIRGNLASYGHKNPWRVLVSGLKAGDIEQLKRFACGGYCDDSTIVYLQHPCVILSALEVLGYKVVASSSTAVKQDYNEYMWTMRKEFSEPEPSIIVEQDNITNFSKEAMHFQHSNKDDEV, from the exons ATGCCCTACATTTTGATCAGAGGTAATCTTGCATCGTATGGGCACAAAAATCCTTGGCGTGTATTGGTGTCCGGCTTAAAAG CGGGAGATATCGAACAACTAAAACGATTTGCATGTGGTGGCTATTGTGATGATTCTACGATTGTTTATCTGCAACATCCTTGTGTAATTCTCAGTGCTCTAGAG GTTTTGGGTTACAAAGTTGTTGCTTCAAGTTCAACTGCTGTCAAACAAGATTACAATGAGTATATGTGGACTATGAGAAAAGAGTTTTCTGAACCGGAACCTTCAATAATCGTCGAACAAGATAACATAACTAACTTCAGTAAAGAAGCTATGCACTTCCAGCATTCTAATAAGGACGACGAGGTTTAA